In Paraglaciecola sp. T6c, the sequence TCATTCTCATTAACTGTATGGTGTGCGCCTTTCCGGCCCTTATATTAGTAGGATGTTTATTTCATGGCTCGTAATGCAGCTTCACTTGGTTGTTTTTTATCCGGTATCACCGCTTTAGGATTAAGCTCTGGTGTTTTAGCTCAGCAACCCAGCGATGACATTGAGCATTTAGAAGTGACTGGGCGAGCACAGCAGTTTTATTTAGACACCCGCACGAAGTTAGGCACTAAGACTGATGCCGATTTACTTGATATACCCATGTCAGCGCAAGTGCTTACCGCTCAGCTGATTTCTGACCAAGCGGCGCGAGATATCACCGATTTATATCGCTCTATCGCTGGGGTCAGTGAATACAGTTATTCAGGGGTGACATTTCGCGGTTTTCGCGATGATGGCAATGTTTTTTATGATGGTGTAAGAGGTGATCCTTATTCAGGATTCAGCGTGCCTGATTTATTTAATGTTGATCGGGTTGAGGTGCTAAAAGGCCCAGCTGCTGCACTGTATGGTGGTGGCGAGCCCGGTGGCATGATCAACTATGTGACCAAAAAGCCAACCTTCAATGAAAGCGCAGAAATTAATCTGACGTTAGGTAACTTCGACTTGCACGGTATTTCAGGGGAAGCGACGGGAGCATTAACCGACACCACAGCATATCGTTTGGGCGGCTTTTATGAAGCCCAAGATAGCTTTCGTAACAATGCTGATATGGAAAACATCGAACTTGCTGGGGGGCTATTACATGATTTCAGTGACGATACCCGATTAACCACCACTTTTGATTACATAGTGCAGAATCTTGGTGGGCACAGACTGCGAGGCGTGCCGGTGGACGATAACGGTAATTTTTTGGTTGATCGCACCTACAACGCCAATGAAAAAAGTGATTACCAAGATCTTGAAGCTTGGGTTGTGCAGTCTGAACTTGAGCACGTATTTAGTGATGCGTTTAGCGTGAATTCAACCTTACGCTTGATGACTAATGAGCGTGATCAGGCCTATCACGAATCGCGCAGTTGGGTTGATGTTAACGGCGACAGTGAAGCAAACATTGATGATGAAACCATTCGCCGAGAATATCGGGATCAATACAGAGCCAATGATGAAATTAGCTTAACCACTGATTTTGTTTATGATTTTAGTGTTGCTGGCATGCAGCACCAATTATTGTTTGGTGGTGATTGGCATTACATAGACACTGATTACGAGTATCTGCGCGCCCGCTACGAAGCCGATGGCGTGGGTAACCTGAATATATTCAACCTTAATTATGGTGAAACCGACCCGGATAGCTACAACCTGACGGATCAAAATCGCGATGGCATCAGGCGTAATCGCCAAGGCTTGTACGTGCAAGACATGCTGCAACTGGGCGACAAGTGGACGCTGATGTTAGGGGCGCGGTTTGATCACTTTGAAGAGCGTGATAAACAAAGCGCCTTTGAGTATGGCGATCAAGATGTTTCTTATCGTGCTGGGATTAGCTTTAAACCACTTGAAGATATGTCATTTTATGCGAATTACTCTGAAAGTTTTAATCCTGTAGATGCCACAGACCAAGCTGATGCGAGTGTGACAGATCTTGAGCCTGTTACTGGGGACTCAATTGAAGTCGGTGTGAAAAATGAATGGTTAGGCGGTAGCATTCTGACCACCTTGGCGGTGTATCACATCAACAAAGAGAATTTGATCGCCAGTAACCCTAATTTTATTGAAGGCGAGAATGAGGACACTGAATCAGCCTTGATAAACTTTGGCAACGTGGAAAGTGACGGCGCTGAGTTTACGCTTGTGGGGGATATTACGGATGAGCTGAGCATCACTGCCAACTATGCATACAATGACACCATAGTGGTTGACGGCAGTTCAAGCAACACCTTTGGGGCAGGGGATCGCTTTGTAAATGCGCCGCGACAGCAAGCTGGTTTATGGGGGCGTTACGCTATACATAGCATCAATTCGTCAATTGCATTGGGCGTTAATTACGTCAGTGAGCAAATCAGCTCTGACGCCCAAAAGGTCAAGGCATTTACTGTATTTGACGCGAGTTGGACTACCAAGTGGGACAATATACTCCTTAGCGTAAACGTGAATAATTTGTTTGATAAAGAATATGCCGTGAGCGGTTTCAGCGAACGTAATGGCCATTTCCCAGGGCAACCTAGAGAAGTGATTGCTCAGTTGAAATACAGTTTTTAATCTAGATTGGGGCGAGAGCTGAGCTAGCACGGGCATTAGAGTAAAAAATGGCGTAAAGCAACCAGAGCAAAGTGACTTGAGTAGGAAAATTGAATAGAGCAACTTGGTTCAGCGTTCACAGTTGGCTAGGTGTGAAACTGGCCATTATGTTGTGCTTCATTGTGTTGAGCGGCACGTTGGCTGTGCTCTCAAACGAAATGGACTGGCTAAGCAACCCCGCCATGCGAGTTACACCGTCAAGTGTTGAGGGTATGAACTGGCAAGCGGTGTACGCCCGTGCTCAGCAAGAAGTCCCCGCTAGCACACTACGCTCAATTCAAGCGCCTTTGCACCCTTGGTATAGCGCCGAAGTTATTTACCTTGATGGAGATGAACAGCGCCACCGCTTGTTTTTTCATCCTACCACGGGGGAATACCTTGGAGATGGGCGCTGGCAAAACTGGCAGCGTTTCTTTCGCATGTTGCATCGCCACTTGATGTTGCCGCTCACGTTAGGCATCACGGTAGTGAGCCTATTCGCAGTGGTGATGCTGGCGATGTTAGTGTCGAGTTTGTATATCTATAAAGGATGGTGGAAGCACTTTTTTCGTGCGCCGCGCTGGCAGCACCGCCAAACACGCTGGGTAGATTTACACCGTTTAGTGGGTGTATGGAGCTTATGGTTTTTGCTGATCATTAGTGTGACTGGCTGCTGGTATTTAGCTGAACGCTGGGGGGCAGGTGCCCCTAGCCCAGAGCGGTTAACCGCCAGCGGCGCAAAGTCTATAGCAAATTCGCTCATGCCAGACACTGAACACCTAGCGTTAATGTTAGCGCAAGCCCATGAAAAATTTCCAGCGCTGTCTATTACCAGGATTAACTTCCCGCAAAAATCAGCTGATGCTTTGGAAATACAAGGCCAAGCAGATGCAATACTTGTTCGCCCAAGAGCGAACTTTGTCAGTTTTGAACCTGTAAACGGGCAACTCATTCAACAACATGACGGAGTTAGCTTAACCTTGCACAATCGTATTTCAGAAGCTGCTGACCCACTGCATTTTGGGCAATGGGGCGGTATGTTTAGCAAGTTTTTGTATTTTATTTTCGGTATTTTTTTAACGGGCCTCACCGTTACGGGTACCTATATGTACGGTATGCGTGTGGCGCGTATTTCCCGGCATGAAACAAAACCAAGGCGACGTATTTGGCGCCGGGCAGGGAGTCAAATGAAAGCGCTGGGCTGGGTGTCGGCGATAGGCGTAATGGCCAGTGTCGGTTACGGCGCTTTTACTTTTTTATAAACTGCAGCGCGGATGAACGGCTAAACGCATAAAAACGGAGTATCTAATGCGCTCCGTTTGTTATCTCTAAGGTATGTTTTGAACCAGTGTTGTAGGCCATATCAGTTGACCTACAATCCGCGCTTCAAGGGCTAGCTAAAACGTATTTAGCGAGTCGTATACAACTACTTTCTGCCACAGGTGCGCGTAGTCCTTCACAAACTTCTTATGAATAGGATGACGTTGGTATTCGTCTTGATCCTCAACGCTATTGAAGAACATGAGCTCTGAGACTTGATAGCTGCTGTCAATTACATCCCGAGAAACGGTAGATGCGGGTACCCCAACATGTAGCGCTTGGATTTGCGGAATGTCACGCAAACTGTTTAGCCCCTCAATCAGGGATTTGCGATCGTCAACTGATTCAGGATTATTAAGCCAGAAAAACACCGAATGAATAACCGCAGGTGCTGCGCTAATTTCGTGTTTTGTGTCTGCCTTTGCCGGTAGCGATACAGCAATCAATAAACCCATCGCCAGGGCTGCGCTCTTACCGGCAGTCTTAATTGTATTCTTGCTCACATTCTTGAGCGACGTTATAAAAACACCGAACCCGTTACTTTGCTGCATGTTCATCTCCCTTTCGTGGTTGGTTAAACATTGAGCTCTCTTGCTGGACACAAGAGAGGCGCTCAATTTAACCGCGAGGTGGCGCCTTTTGTAAAGACAATAGAAGTGGTTTAGCGGTATATATTTTTTGTATTTTCAATGCTGACCGCAGGCCATTTGTTTACCTTCTACGCAGACTTGCTTGCGTGGATTGTAAGGAATACGGGAGGTAGTGTGCGTTAGATAATTGAAGCAAAGCCCTTAAAGCCAGCACAAGAGTAACATCGAATGTGAAACGTCAGTTTTGTATGAAAAACATTTTTCCTATGCGATATAGGTGCGATGGGGTCCTAAATTCTTCTTTCTACGCAAGGTAGGGAGAGGTGTAACTGATTGGTTTTAAATAAGAAAAAATGGTGGCCCAACCCTGACTTGAACAGGGGACCTACCGATTATGAGTCGGGTGCTCTAACCAACTGAGCTATTGGGCCATTCTGAAACGCCGTTTTACTCGCCAAAGAATTGAGCGAAGGTATAAAACGACGCGCAGTATAAGCAGTTTTTTTAGGCTTGTCATCTGTTTGCGAAGCTTTGTCGGATAGTTTGCTGGAAAAATGTGCAAACGACTGTTTTTAGCATTGGATCAGAGCTTTTTCACTGTGCTTTGTTTGTGCTTTAGCCGCTTTGTTTATACCACTCAATAAGATATGCCCAACTGGTTTATAGTATCCATTAGCAGGCGTTATTAAATGAAAGG encodes:
- a CDS encoding TonB-dependent siderophore receptor translates to MARNAASLGCFLSGITALGLSSGVLAQQPSDDIEHLEVTGRAQQFYLDTRTKLGTKTDADLLDIPMSAQVLTAQLISDQAARDITDLYRSIAGVSEYSYSGVTFRGFRDDGNVFYDGVRGDPYSGFSVPDLFNVDRVEVLKGPAAALYGGGEPGGMINYVTKKPTFNESAEINLTLGNFDLHGISGEATGALTDTTAYRLGGFYEAQDSFRNNADMENIELAGGLLHDFSDDTRLTTTFDYIVQNLGGHRLRGVPVDDNGNFLVDRTYNANEKSDYQDLEAWVVQSELEHVFSDAFSVNSTLRLMTNERDQAYHESRSWVDVNGDSEANIDDETIRREYRDQYRANDEISLTTDFVYDFSVAGMQHQLLFGGDWHYIDTDYEYLRARYEADGVGNLNIFNLNYGETDPDSYNLTDQNRDGIRRNRQGLYVQDMLQLGDKWTLMLGARFDHFEERDKQSAFEYGDQDVSYRAGISFKPLEDMSFYANYSESFNPVDATDQADASVTDLEPVTGDSIEVGVKNEWLGGSILTTLAVYHINKENLIASNPNFIEGENEDTESALINFGNVESDGAEFTLVGDITDELSITANYAYNDTIVVDGSSSNTFGAGDRFVNAPRQQAGLWGRYAIHSINSSIALGVNYVSEQISSDAQKVKAFTVFDASWTTKWDNILLSVNVNNLFDKEYAVSGFSERNGHFPGQPREVIAQLKYSF
- a CDS encoding Dabb family protein → MGLLIAVSLPAKADTKHEISAAPAVIHSVFFWLNNPESVDDRKSLIEGLNSLRDIPQIQALHVGVPASTVSRDVIDSSYQVSELMFFNSVEDQDEYQRHPIHKKFVKDYAHLWQKVVVYDSLNTF
- a CDS encoding PepSY-associated TM helix domain-containing protein, translating into MNRATWFSVHSWLGVKLAIMLCFIVLSGTLAVLSNEMDWLSNPAMRVTPSSVEGMNWQAVYARAQQEVPASTLRSIQAPLHPWYSAEVIYLDGDEQRHRLFFHPTTGEYLGDGRWQNWQRFFRMLHRHLMLPLTLGITVVSLFAVVMLAMLVSSLYIYKGWWKHFFRAPRWQHRQTRWVDLHRLVGVWSLWFLLIISVTGCWYLAERWGAGAPSPERLTASGAKSIANSLMPDTEHLALMLAQAHEKFPALSITRINFPQKSADALEIQGQADAILVRPRANFVSFEPVNGQLIQQHDGVSLTLHNRISEAADPLHFGQWGGMFSKFLYFIFGIFLTGLTVTGTYMYGMRVARISRHETKPRRRIWRRAGSQMKALGWVSAIGVMASVGYGAFTFL